One Helicobacter cetorum MIT 00-7128 DNA window includes the following coding sequences:
- a CDS encoding HrcA family transcriptional regulator produces the protein MGKKKSMLDLFIKHYVQTLEPISSKRLKEALDLKVSCATIRNYFQALSKEGALKQAHCSSARLPTSKALKEYWQRSLRLEPLDLKEKALKEASERFGIFSLVKKPNLVCLNAVIAHEKRFLILDFKAFACVLDYSAKMQDFLQKLIGKSATEVRQIALSVNALSLAKQLENLEYSNLLRFNVPKLEPLMQNALFFEVLEGKILERLKEGLHFIEPNSMLVVHSLNNLGAKLLCFGKLECDYTHFFKTIS, from the coding sequence ATGGGTAAAAAAAAGAGCATGTTAGATTTGTTTATCAAACACTATGTGCAGACCTTAGAACCCATTAGCTCCAAACGCTTGAAAGAAGCCCTTGATTTAAAGGTATCTTGTGCGACCATTAGGAACTATTTTCAAGCTCTCTCTAAAGAGGGAGCACTGAAGCAAGCCCATTGTAGCAGTGCACGCTTACCCACCTCTAAGGCATTAAAAGAATATTGGCAAAGGTCATTGAGATTAGAGCCATTAGACTTAAAAGAAAAAGCCTTAAAAGAGGCGAGCGAGCGTTTTGGTATCTTTAGTCTAGTTAAAAAGCCTAATTTGGTGTGTTTAAACGCTGTCATAGCACATGAAAAACGCTTTTTAATCCTAGATTTTAAAGCGTTTGCTTGCGTGCTAGACTATAGCGCTAAAATGCAAGACTTTTTGCAAAAACTTATAGGCAAGAGTGCTACAGAGGTGCGTCAAATCGCCCTTTCTGTAAATGCTCTAAGCTTGGCTAAACAGCTAGAGAATTTAGAATACTCTAATCTCTTACGCTTTAATGTGCCAAAACTAGAGCCTCTTATGCAAAATGCTCTGTTTTTTGAAGTGCTAGAGGGTAAAATCTTAGAGCGTTTGAAAGAGGGCTTGCATTTTATAGAGCCTAACAGCATGTTAGTGGTGCATTCACTCAATAACTTGGGCGCTAAACTACTATGCTTTGGAAAATTAGAATGCGATTATACGCATTTTTTTAAAACTATTTCTTAA
- a CDS encoding class II aldolase and adducin N-terminal domain-containing protein, translating to MLGMNMHTRGIDTDLIVALKDISLSMFRKGFFGLYQGSISARIGANQFIINKREAVFDHLNENTLIVLHDKVDYRWREASIDSSIHASVYEEFLDAKFIAYARPPYSLAYSLRHDKLLPMDYLGHRFLGEVVPIYHPRDYDNWYERANIEILRQLQESGKFFVFIKGCGIFAYHRELHGLMEIFDLIENSCKVLRLGDLMDCCYNDDERFNI from the coding sequence ATGCTAGGTATGAATATGCACACTAGAGGGATTGATACCGATTTAATTGTTGCGCTTAAGGACATTTCGCTATCTATGTTTAGAAAGGGATTCTTTGGGCTTTATCAAGGCTCTATATCCGCACGAATTGGCGCTAATCAGTTTATTATCAATAAAAGAGAGGCGGTGTTTGACCACCTTAATGAAAATACTTTGATTGTTTTGCATGATAAGGTGGATTATCGTTGGAGAGAGGCTAGTATTGATTCATCAATTCATGCAAGCGTCTATGAGGAATTTTTGGACGCTAAATTCATTGCCTATGCACGACCACCTTATAGCCTAGCATATTCCTTAAGACATGATAAATTATTGCCTATGGATTATTTGGGGCATAGATTCTTGGGTGAAGTTGTGCCTATCTATCACCCTAGAGATTATGATAATTGGTATGAAAGGGCTAATATTGAGATTTTGCGCCAATTACAAGAGAGTGGAAAATTTTTTGTTTTTATTAAAGGTTGTGGGATTTTTGCTTATCATAGAGAATTGCATGGGCTTATGGAGATTTTTGACTTGATTGAAAATTCATGTAAGGTTCTAAGACTAGGCGATTTAATGGATTGCTGTTATAATGATGATGAGCGCTTTAATATTTAA
- the kdsA gene encoding 3-deoxy-8-phosphooctulonate synthase: MKLVKPILIAGPCVIESQENLHAIAQRLKPLAQNEQIDFYFKASFDKANRTSLESYRGPGLKKGLEMLQAIKDEFGYQILTDVHESHQVEEVAKVADILQIPAFLCRQTDLIVEASKTNAIVNIKKGQFMNPKDMQYSVLKALKTRDASIMQPSYESALANGVWLCERGSSFGYGNLVVDMRSLVIMREFAPVIFDATHSVQMPGGANGKSSGDSSFAPILGRAASAVGIDGLFAETHIEPKNALSDGANMLKIEQLENLVTDMLKIQSLF, encoded by the coding sequence ATGAAACTTGTCAAACCTATCTTAATTGCTGGGCCTTGCGTGATTGAGAGTCAAGAAAATTTGCATGCTATAGCTCAAAGGCTCAAGCCTTTGGCGCAAAATGAGCAAATAGACTTTTATTTTAAAGCGAGCTTTGATAAAGCTAATCGCACTAGCTTAGAAAGCTACAGAGGGCCGGGATTAAAAAAAGGCTTAGAAATGTTGCAAGCCATTAAAGATGAATTTGGCTATCAAATTTTAACTGATGTGCATGAAAGTCATCAAGTAGAAGAAGTGGCAAAAGTGGCAGATATTTTACAAATTCCGGCGTTTTTGTGTCGTCAAACAGATTTGATTGTAGAGGCAAGCAAGACAAACGCTATTGTAAATATTAAAAAAGGGCAATTTATGAACCCCAAAGACATGCAATATTCTGTCTTAAAAGCTCTTAAAACTCGTGATGCCTCCATTATGCAACCAAGCTATGAAAGCGCTTTGGCTAATGGTGTGTGGTTGTGTGAAAGGGGGAGTAGCTTTGGGTATGGAAATCTAGTTGTGGATATGCGCTCTTTGGTGATTATGCGAGAGTTTGCCCCTGTGATTTTTGATGCCACTCATAGCGTGCAAATGCCCGGTGGTGCGAATGGGAAGAGCTCTGGAGATAGCTCTTTTGCGCCAATTTTAGGGCGTGCGGCTAGTGCGGTAGGTATTGATGGACTTTTTGCCGAAACACATATTGAGCCTAAAAACGCCCTAAGTGATGGGGCAAACATGCTCAAAATAGAGCAACTTGAAAATTTGGTAACAGATATGCTAAAAATTCAAAGTTTATTTTAA
- the dnaK gene encoding molecular chaperone DnaK, with protein MGKVIGIDLGTTNSAMAVYEGNEAKIIANKEGKNTTPSIVAFTDKGEILVGESAKRQAVTNPEKTIYSIKRIMGLMFNEDKAKEAEKRLPYKIVDRNGACAIEIAGKVYTPQEISAKILMKLKEDAESYLGESVTEAVITVPAYFNDSQRKATKEAGTIAGLNVLRIINEPTSAALAYGLDKKESEKIMVYDLGGGTFDVTVLETGDNVVEVLATGGDAFLGGDDFDNRVIDFLASEFKDETGIEIKNDVMALQRLKEAAENAKKELSSATETEINLPFITADATGPKHLVKKLTRAKFESLTEDLVEETISKIESVIKDAGLSKNEISEVVMVGGSTRIPKVQERVKEFINKDLNKSVNPDEVVAVGASIQGGVLKGDVKDVLLLDVTPLSLGIETLGGVMTKVIDRGTTIPAKKSQVFSTAEDNQPAVSIMVLQGERELARDNKSLGKFDLQGIAPAPRGVPQIEVTFDIDANGILTVSAQDKNTGKSQEIKISGSSGLSDSEIEKMVKDAELHKEEDARRKEVIEARNQADSLAHQTQKSLDEHKANLNENDVNEIQNAINALKDCVKNDNATKAELEDKSKALAQVAQKLGEAMANKNNTEQPKKKDDDVIDAEVE; from the coding sequence ATGGGAAAAGTTATTGGAATTGATTTAGGGACAACCAACTCTGCAATGGCTGTGTATGAAGGCAATGAAGCTAAGATTATTGCTAATAAGGAAGGTAAAAACACCACTCCATCTATTGTGGCATTCACCGATAAGGGCGAAATTTTAGTGGGTGAGAGTGCTAAAAGACAAGCGGTTACTAACCCAGAAAAGACTATCTATTCTATTAAAAGAATTATGGGCTTGATGTTTAATGAAGATAAGGCTAAAGAAGCCGAAAAACGCTTACCTTATAAGATTGTAGATAGAAATGGGGCTTGTGCGATTGAAATTGCTGGCAAGGTTTATACCCCTCAAGAGATTTCAGCCAAAATTTTAATGAAACTCAAAGAAGATGCTGAGAGCTATTTGGGAGAGAGTGTTACAGAGGCGGTTATCACTGTTCCAGCTTATTTTAACGATAGCCAAAGAAAAGCGACTAAAGAAGCAGGCACTATTGCAGGGCTTAATGTTTTAAGGATAATCAATGAGCCTACTTCTGCGGCATTAGCTTATGGCTTAGATAAAAAAGAGAGCGAAAAAATCATGGTTTATGATTTGGGTGGGGGAACTTTTGATGTTACCGTGCTAGAAACCGGCGATAATGTCGTAGAAGTTTTAGCCACAGGGGGTGATGCGTTCTTAGGGGGCGATGATTTTGATAATCGTGTGATAGATTTTCTGGCAAGTGAATTTAAAGATGAAACCGGCATTGAGATTAAAAACGATGTTATGGCACTCCAGCGTCTAAAAGAAGCTGCAGAAAATGCCAAGAAAGAATTAAGCTCTGCAACTGAAACTGAAATCAATTTGCCTTTCATCACAGCGGACGCTACAGGACCTAAGCACTTAGTCAAAAAGCTTACTAGGGCTAAATTTGAAAGTTTGACAGAAGATTTAGTGGAAGAGACTATTTCTAAGATTGAAAGCGTGATTAAAGATGCAGGGCTATCTAAGAATGAGATTTCAGAAGTGGTTATGGTGGGTGGTTCTACTCGTATTCCTAAGGTTCAAGAAAGGGTAAAAGAATTTATCAACAAAGACTTGAATAAGAGTGTTAATCCTGATGAGGTCGTAGCCGTGGGTGCGAGCATTCAAGGGGGCGTGTTAAAAGGCGATGTGAAAGATGTGCTTTTACTAGATGTTACGCCTTTAAGTCTAGGGATTGAGACTTTAGGGGGCGTGATGACTAAAGTCATTGATAGAGGCACTACCATTCCTGCTAAAAAATCTCAAGTATTCTCTACTGCAGAAGATAACCAACCAGCTGTGTCTATTATGGTTTTACAAGGCGAAAGAGAATTGGCAAGAGACAATAAATCTTTGGGTAAATTTGATTTGCAAGGCATTGCTCCAGCTCCAAGAGGTGTGCCTCAAATTGAAGTAACCTTTGATATTGACGCTAATGGTATCTTAACCGTGAGTGCACAAGATAAAAATACCGGTAAAAGCCAAGAGATTAAAATTTCTGGTTCTAGCGGATTATCTGATAGCGAAATTGAAAAAATGGTTAAAGACGCTGAGTTGCACAAAGAAGAAGACGCTAGAAGAAAAGAAGTGATTGAGGCAAGAAATCAAGCCGATAGTCTCGCACACCAAACCCAAAAGAGCCTTGATGAGCATAAGGCGAATTTGAATGAAAATGATGTGAATGAAATTCAAAATGCCATTAACGCTCTTAAAGATTGCGTGAAAAATGATAACGCTACTAAAGCTGAGCTTGAAGATAAATCTAAGGCCTTAGCTCAAGTGGCTCAAAAACTAGGCGAGGCTATGGCAAATAAAAATAACACCGAGCAACCTAAGAAAAAAGATGACGATGTGATTGATGCGGAAGTGGAGTAA
- the panC gene encoding pantoate--beta-alanine ligase, with the protein MQVLETIADLRKYRKSLKESIGFVPTMGALHKGHVSLATRSLQENAHTILSIFVNPTQFGANEDFSAYPRVLEKDLSLCEEVGVNAVFIPKADEMYPYELEQRLELYAPKFLSNSLEGAQREGHFDGVVQVVLRLFHLICPTRAYFGKKDAQQLLIIQHMVKDLLLDTEIVPCEIVRDFDNLALSSRNVYLNEFERKQALAIPKALETIKQAIDKGEKACDKLKSLGLKVLENLEVNYLEFCNHKLEPLKIIEPLNTLILVAVRVGKTRLLDNLWV; encoded by the coding sequence ATGCAAGTTTTAGAAACTATCGCTGATTTAAGAAAATATCGCAAGAGCTTGAAAGAAAGCATAGGTTTTGTGCCAACTATGGGAGCCCTACACAAAGGGCATGTAAGCCTAGCAACAAGAAGCTTGCAAGAAAATGCCCACACGATTCTTAGTATTTTTGTTAATCCCACGCAATTTGGAGCGAACGAAGATTTTAGCGCTTACCCAAGAGTTTTAGAAAAAGATTTGAGCTTATGTGAAGAAGTAGGCGTGAATGCGGTGTTTATCCCTAAAGCTGATGAGATGTATCCTTATGAATTGGAGCAACGCTTAGAACTCTATGCCCCTAAATTTTTATCAAACTCTTTAGAGGGGGCGCAACGAGAAGGGCATTTTGATGGAGTGGTGCAAGTGGTATTAAGGCTATTTCATCTCATCTGTCCCACTAGGGCGTATTTTGGTAAAAAGGACGCCCAACAACTTTTAATCATTCAACACATGGTAAAAGACTTGCTTTTAGATACTGAAATAGTGCCGTGCGAAATTGTGCGTGATTTTGATAACTTGGCTTTAAGCTCTAGAAATGTGTATTTGAATGAATTTGAAAGAAAACAAGCTCTAGCTATCCCAAAAGCCTTAGAAACTATCAAGCAAGCCATAGATAAGGGCGAAAAGGCATGTGATAAACTTAAGAGCTTAGGGCTTAAAGTTTTAGAGAACTTGGAAGTGAATTATTTAGAATTTTGTAACCATAAACTAGAGCCTTTAAAAATCATAGAGCCCCTTAACACGCTTATTTTAGTGGCTGTGCGTGTGGGTAAAACGAGGCTTTTAGATAATTTGTGGGTGTGA
- a CDS encoding carbonic anhydrase, with the protein MKAFQGALEFQENEYEELKELYESLKTKQKPHTLFISCVDSRVVPNLITGTKPGELYVIRNMGNIVPPSELICQEQALSTIASIEYAVVHVGVKNIILCGHSNCGACQAIHKTDNEDREKAPYVEKWIEFLEPIKEELKLHHQFSHNSAKRMWLTERLNIKHQLKNLLSYEFIKERFLKKELRLYGWHYIIETGEIFNYDPSTHAFKSIKNCQTMIKEIL; encoded by the coding sequence ATTAAGGCATTTCAAGGAGCATTGGAATTTCAAGAGAATGAATATGAGGAATTAAAGGAGCTTTATGAGAGCTTGAAAACCAAGCAAAAACCTCATACCTTGTTCATTTCTTGTGTGGATTCACGAGTAGTGCCAAATTTGATTACAGGCACAAAACCCGGTGAATTATATGTGATTCGTAACATGGGCAATATTGTGCCACCAAGTGAGTTAATTTGCCAAGAACAAGCCCTTTCTACGATTGCAAGCATTGAATATGCCGTTGTGCATGTAGGGGTGAAAAACATTATTCTATGCGGACATAGTAATTGTGGGGCATGCCAAGCTATCCATAAAACAGATAATGAAGATAGAGAAAAAGCCCCTTATGTAGAAAAATGGATAGAATTTTTAGAGCCTATTAAAGAAGAATTGAAGTTGCACCACCAATTCAGCCATAATAGTGCTAAACGCATGTGGCTTACAGAGCGCTTAAATATTAAGCACCAATTAAAAAACTTATTGAGCTATGAGTTTATTAAGGAGCGTTTTTTAAAAAAGGAATTGCGCCTTTATGGGTGGCATTATATTATTGAAACGGGCGAGATTTTTAATTATGACCCTAGCACACATGCGTTTAAATCCATTAAAAATTGTCAAACAATGATAAAGGAGATTTTATGA
- a CDS encoding NADPH dehydrogenase: protein MIKEKTLLFSPFKIANHTIKNRVVMAPMDQYMAVDGFVNDWHLHHYVARAIGQVGLIIIEASAVCENGRISAQDLGIYDDAHIEGLKNLVEKCHAYGATMAIQINHAGRKCSLKNTPLIAPSAISFNSKSPTPKEMDTNDIKQVIEDFKKSALRAKECNFDMLEIHAAHGYLLSSFLSPLSNKRTDKYGQNRALLLQEILESIKSVLPNMPLIVRISADDYHQNGNSAKDFIELLEPLSHLYDALDVSCGGVVEVPIRVYPGYQIEQASLLKDALGKITIAGGALSDAKMAQKIISSQSADAIFLARELLKNPFWCLQSALALNQEIDIPKPYERIVHL, encoded by the coding sequence ATGATAAAAGAAAAAACCTTGCTTTTTAGCCCTTTTAAAATCGCCAATCACACGATAAAAAATAGAGTGGTTATGGCACCCATGGACCAATATATGGCGGTTGATGGCTTTGTGAATGATTGGCATTTGCACCATTATGTAGCTCGTGCTATAGGGCAAGTGGGCTTAATCATCATAGAGGCTAGTGCGGTGTGTGAGAATGGGCGCATTTCAGCACAAGATTTAGGCATTTATGATGACGCTCATATAGAGGGGCTTAAAAATCTTGTTGAAAAATGCCATGCTTATGGCGCAACAATGGCCATTCAAATCAATCATGCCGGGCGTAAATGCTCTCTTAAAAACACGCCCTTAATCGCACCAAGTGCCATTAGCTTTAATTCCAAGTCCCCTACCCCTAAAGAAATGGATACTAACGACATCAAGCAAGTTATTGAAGATTTCAAAAAATCAGCCTTAAGGGCTAAAGAATGCAACTTTGATATGCTAGAAATCCATGCCGCTCATGGCTACTTGCTTAGCTCATTTTTATCGCCCTTAAGCAATAAACGCACTGATAAATACGGGCAAAATAGGGCGTTATTATTGCAAGAAATTTTAGAATCCATTAAAAGCGTTCTTCCTAATATGCCCTTAATCGTGCGTATTTCTGCTGATGATTATCATCAAAATGGCAATAGTGCTAAAGATTTTATTGAGCTTTTAGAGCCTTTAAGTCATTTGTATGACGCTTTAGATGTGAGCTGTGGGGGTGTAGTAGAAGTGCCTATTAGAGTGTATCCGGGCTATCAAATTGAACAAGCGAGTTTATTAAAAGACGCACTAGGTAAAATTACTATTGCTGGAGGAGCGTTAAGTGATGCTAAAATGGCACAAAAAATTATTTCTAGTCAAAGCGCTGATGCTATCTTTTTAGCTAGAGAGTTATTAAAAAATCCTTTTTGGTGTCTTCAAAGTGCTTTAGCCTTAAACCAAGAAATAGATATTCCAAAGCCTTATGAGCGTATTGTTCATCTATAG
- the grpE gene encoding nucleotide exchange factor GrpE — MKDCCKKEQDSSTELDEMTCACACDENQPSESQENNAQEEENKENFELKYKEMHEEYLRVHADFENVKKRLEKDKSMALEYAYEKIALDLLPVIDALLGAHKSAIEENEESAISKGLELTIEKLHEVLAKHGIEGIECLEEFDPNFHNAIMQVKSEEKENGQIVQVLQKGYKYKERVLRPAMVSIAKND, encoded by the coding sequence ATGAAAGATTGTTGCAAAAAAGAGCAAGATTCTAGCACAGAACTAGATGAGATGACTTGCGCTTGCGCTTGTGATGAAAATCAACCTAGCGAAAGCCAAGAAAATAATGCACAAGAAGAAGAAAACAAAGAAAATTTTGAGCTTAAATACAAAGAAATGCATGAAGAGTATTTAAGAGTGCATGCGGATTTTGAGAATGTGAAAAAACGCTTAGAAAAAGACAAGAGCATGGCATTAGAATATGCGTATGAAAAAATCGCATTAGATTTATTGCCTGTGATTGACGCGCTTCTTGGAGCTCATAAGAGCGCTATAGAAGAGAATGAAGAAAGCGCGATTTCTAAGGGCTTGGAACTCACTATTGAAAAATTGCATGAAGTTTTAGCCAAGCATGGCATTGAAGGGATTGAATGTTTAGAAGAATTTGACCCTAATTTTCACAATGCGATTATGCAAGTTAAAAGCGAAGAGAAAGAAAACGGACAAATTGTGCAAGTTTTACAAAAGGGTTACAAGTATAAAGAAAGGGTTTTAAGGCCTGCAATGGTAAGCATTGCTAAAAACGATTAA
- a CDS encoding DNA/RNA helicase domain-containing protein codes for MKPINLLSLAQAFDTLDENSYKNFLNHHGIQAIKNHEIESLKNLIQALNSNQTILHHFYVGYIIPQISKEFDLLRFGENCIINIELKEQQSEEKIQEQLIRNKYYLGSLGKTIHCYTFTSSDGQLYYLNSNDITEKINFENLIEHLINQELQHIDNIDALFKPSNYLVSPFNDTEKFLENKYFLTDRQQTIQKDILQAIEKSPSTLFFSITGKAGTGKTLLTYDIAKKAIKNNKKVLVIHCGNLNKGHETIDKQDKWEIIGIKDCFVKNLYSYDLIIIDETQRIYRNQLDEIIDAIKKHNKKCIFSYDETQTLSTQEIDRNIPQIINNLPSTCHLHLL; via the coding sequence TTGAAACCTATCAATCTCTTATCTCTAGCACAAGCATTTGATACTTTAGATGAAAACTCTTATAAAAATTTCTTAAATCATCATGGCATACAAGCTATCAAAAATCATGAAATTGAAAGTTTAAAAAATTTGATTCAAGCGCTAAACTCCAATCAAACAATCTTACACCATTTTTATGTCGGGTATATAATCCCACAAATAAGTAAAGAATTTGATTTATTGCGCTTTGGAGAAAATTGTATTATCAATATAGAACTAAAAGAGCAACAATCAGAAGAAAAAATTCAAGAACAACTCATAAGAAATAAATACTATCTTGGCTCCCTAGGTAAAACAATCCATTGCTATACCTTTACAAGTAGTGATGGCCAATTATATTACCTAAACTCAAACGACATAACAGAAAAAATAAACTTTGAGAATTTAATAGAGCACCTAATCAATCAAGAACTCCAGCATATAGACAATATTGATGCATTGTTTAAGCCTTCTAATTATTTGGTCTCACCCTTCAATGATACGGAAAAATTTTTAGAAAATAAGTATTTTCTGACAGACCGCCAACAAACGATACAAAAAGACATTCTTCAAGCAATAGAAAAAAGCCCATCTACTCTTTTTTTCAGCATTACAGGTAAAGCTGGCACAGGTAAAACCCTATTGACTTATGATATAGCTAAAAAAGCTATAAAAAATAATAAGAAAGTATTGGTTATTCATTGTGGAAATTTGAATAAAGGGCATGAGACAATAGATAAGCAAGATAAATGGGAAATTATCGGTATCAAAGACTGTTTCGTAAAAAACTTATATTCTTATGATCTAATTATCATAGACGAAACTCAAAGAATATATCGTAATCAATTGGATGAGATTATAGACGCAATTAAAAAACACAATAAAAAATGCATCTTTTCTTACGACGAAACACAGACGCTATCTACACAAGAGATAGATAGGAACATACCACAAATAATTAACAATCTGCCATCTACCTGCCATCTACATCTATTATAA
- the pyrF gene encoding orotidine-5'-phosphate decarboxylase, which translates to MQLCVALDLEEKDDNLKLLKQLKGLDLWAKVGLRSFIRDGSSFLQEIKEIDENFKIFLDLKLYDIPYTMANAALECAKLDIDMLTIHLSSGKSAMQTLMQRLDTLKKRPLIMGVSALTSFSEEEFLSVYNAPLKEQAIKLSAIGKESGIDGVVCSVFESLAIKESLGKDFLTLTPGIRLDKDDQEDQQRVANAKEAKSNLSDFIVVGRPIYRSNNPRETALKLLEDC; encoded by the coding sequence ATGCAATTATGTGTCGCATTAGACTTAGAAGAAAAAGATGACAATCTTAAATTATTAAAACAATTAAAGGGCTTAGATTTATGGGCTAAAGTAGGGCTTAGGTCTTTTATTAGAGATGGCTCATCTTTTTTACAAGAGATTAAAGAAATTGATGAAAATTTTAAGATTTTTTTAGATTTGAAATTATATGACATTCCATACACTATGGCAAATGCCGCACTAGAATGCGCTAAATTAGATATTGATATGCTAACCATTCATTTAAGTAGTGGCAAGAGTGCTATGCAAACTTTAATGCAACGCTTAGATACTCTCAAAAAACGCCCTCTCATTATGGGTGTGAGTGCTTTAACAAGTTTTAGTGAAGAGGAATTTTTAAGCGTGTATAACGCCCCTTTGAAAGAGCAAGCTATAAAGTTAAGTGCTATAGGCAAAGAAAGTGGCATTGATGGCGTGGTGTGCTCAGTATTTGAAAGCCTAGCAATTAAAGAGAGTTTAGGAAAAGACTTCTTAACTTTAACGCCTGGAATTAGACTAGATAAAGATGACCAAGAAGACCAACAGCGTGTAGCAAATGCTAAAGAGGCCAAGAGTAATTTAAGTGATTTTATCGTGGTGGGTCGCCCTATTTATCGCTCTAATAATCCTAGAGAAACCGCCTTAAAACTTTTAGAGGATTGTTAA
- a CDS encoding NYN domain-containing protein: MKKENKIAVFFDCENVSAKHVDFVFNDLQNRGEVIIRQSFKDWDSNLEPNSTKAWDRKLHEKFAIEPIQVFSKTGKNSCDLRIQRAILETINQDHIDTIALVSSDGDFRDLIITVKSKGFNIIGFGESKAPACFCDAYTTFINLEKQKPIQQDEEILEVIKNTIEENKQDDGTMLVSILGCILQRKNASYIAKNFGSNSWGEFLKKYKDIFEIKFVSKHDNGNKDTLVVKVK; the protein is encoded by the coding sequence ATGAAAAAAGAAAATAAAATAGCAGTATTTTTTGACTGCGAAAATGTATCAGCAAAGCATGTTGATTTTGTATTTAACGACTTGCAAAATCGTGGCGAAGTGATTATCCGACAATCGTTTAAAGATTGGGATAGCAATTTGGAACCAAACAGCACCAAGGCTTGGGATAGAAAATTGCATGAAAAGTTTGCTATAGAACCTATACAAGTTTTTAGTAAAACCGGGAAAAATTCTTGCGATTTAAGAATACAAAGAGCCATACTTGAAACAATCAATCAAGACCATATTGATACCATTGCTTTGGTGTCTAGCGATGGCGATTTTAGAGATTTAATTATTACTGTAAAATCAAAGGGTTTTAATATTATTGGTTTTGGGGAATCAAAAGCGCCTGCTTGTTTTTGCGATGCCTATACAACTTTTATCAACCTTGAAAAACAAAAACCGATACAACAAGATGAAGAGATTTTAGAGGTAATAAAAAATACCATAGAAGAAAACAAACAAGATGACGGAACTATGCTTGTGAGTATTTTGGGTTGTATATTGCAAAGAAAAAATGCAAGTTATATTGCAAAAAACTTTGGCTCAAATTCGTGGGGTGAGTTTTTGAAAAAATATAAGGATATTTTTGAAATAAAATTTGTCAGCAAACACGATAATGGCAACAAGGACACCTTAGTTGTCAAAGTAAAATAA
- the ribH gene encoding 6,7-dimethyl-8-ribityllumazine synthase, translating into MQLIEGKLQLQGNEKIAILTSRFNHIITDRLQEGAIDCFKRHGGDEKLLDIILVPGAYELPFILDRLLESKKYDGVCVLGAIIRGGTPHFDYVSAEATKGIANTMLKYNTPVSFGVLTTDNIEQAIERAGSKAGNKGFEAMSTVIELLSLCKAFKG; encoded by the coding sequence ATGCAACTTATTGAGGGTAAATTACAATTACAAGGGAATGAAAAAATCGCTATTTTAACATCTCGTTTTAATCATATTATTACAGACAGATTGCAAGAAGGGGCAATTGATTGTTTTAAAAGGCATGGGGGCGATGAAAAGCTTTTAGATATTATTCTAGTTCCCGGGGCTTATGAACTGCCTTTTATTTTAGATAGATTATTAGAGAGTAAAAAATATGATGGCGTGTGTGTGCTAGGAGCGATTATTAGAGGGGGGACTCCGCATTTTGATTATGTGAGTGCAGAGGCGACTAAGGGCATTGCAAACACCATGTTAAAATACAATACGCCCGTAAGCTTTGGAGTGCTAACGACTGATAATATTGAGCAAGCGATTGAAAGAGCAGGAAGTAAAGCCGGAAATAAAGGCTTTGAGGCGATGAGCACCGTGATTGAACTACTAAGCTTGTGTAAGGCTTTTAAGGGTTAA